In the genome of Podospora pseudocomata strain CBS 415.72m chromosome 2 map unlocalized CBS415.72m_2.2, whole genome shotgun sequence, one region contains:
- the GCD7 gene encoding GCD complex subunit gcd7 (COG:J; EggNog:ENOG503NUHV), with translation MPPSQANYAPSLDKLIKSLKSQPYEASIEALIFLLKRRQVKGDDCAVATAHILLQVVARSKWHDVDQLLGRVQSVGSRLARAAPHEPVIGNIVRRVLGLIRDEATEDRNNADDLGSDSASDIQSLAPTNPPPQRPAPTPVLMRSNTAAPGGLQVSKSMFNILSAATAADTPMTGASTPLSQAQPASVHALRTEVINGIEEIMDEIQQADDQIASFADIQIHPGEYVLAYQPTKTVERFLIKAATRRRFTVFIASIDPIEPGSGEKPYAALRKKLNSHGVTTINLASNGLMAYIPRVNKVIFGAKVIYQNGGLLVDSGACIAAQAAREFLKPVIVLGAVYKFCPEDPSDEAVISELGNPSSFVSYADGPEVEALDIENTVTDYIPPSLVEVYITNLGPQTRHHLASILADHYKVEDIGYSLHDGEV, from the exons ATGCCACCATCACAGGCAAACTATGCCCCCAGCTTGGACAAGCTGATCAAGTCCCTCAAGAGTCAGCCCTATGAAGCTTCAATCGAAGCTTTAATATT TCTCCTCAAGCGCCGCCAGGTAAAGGGCGATGACTGCGCCGTTGCGACAGCCCACATTCTCCTCCAGGTTGTTGCGCGATCGAAATGGCACGATGTTGACCAGCTCTTGGGCAGAGTCCAGAGTGTTGGGTCCAGACTTGCACGAGCTGCCCCTCACGAGCCAGTAATTGGAAATATTGTGCGCCGAGTGCTGGGCCTCATCCGCGACGAGGCAACCGAGGACAGAAATAATGCCGACGACTTGGGCAGCGATTCGGCATCCGATATCCAGAGCCTTGCCCCTACcaaccctccaccacaacgGCCTGCCCCAACCCCAGTCCTTATGCGCTCCAACACTGCTGCCCCAGGCGGCCTTCAGGTGTCCAAGTCCATGTTCAACATTCTCTCAGCCGCTACTGCTGCCGACACACCCATGACTGGAGCTTCAACACCACTTTCTCAGGCCCAGCCTGCCAGTGTACATGCCCTGCGAACCGAGGTTATCAATGGGATTGAGGAAATCATGGACGAGATCCAGCAGGCCGATGACCAGATTGCGAGTTTTGCGGATATCCAGATTCACCCTGGCGAGTATGTGCTTGCCTATCAGCCCACCAAGACGGTTGAGAGGTTTCTCATCAAGGCTGCCACAAGGCGGCGGTTTACTGTCTTCATTGCCAGTATCGACCCTATCGAGCCAGGAAGTGGTGAGAAGCCCTATGCGGCattgaggaagaagctcaaCTCTCACGGAGttaccaccatcaacttGGCCAGCAATGGGTTGATGGCCTATATTCCCAGGGTGAACAAGGTCATTTTTGGTGCCAAGGTGATTTACCAAAACGGTGGCTTGCTTGTAGACAGCGGTGCCTGCATTGCTGCTCAAGCTGCCAGAGAGTTTTTGAAGCCTGTCATTGTTCTTGGTGCCGTCTACAAGTTCTGCCCTGAGGATCCATCGGACGAGGCTGTCATTAGTGAACTCGGCAACCCATCCAGCTTTGTGAGCTATGCAGACGGTCCCGAGGTCGAGGCTCTGGATATCGAAAATACCGTGACCGATTacatcccaccatcactcGTGGAAGTGTACATCACCAACTT GGGACCACAGACACGCCATCATTTGGCTAGTATTTTGGCCGACCATTACAAGGTGGAAGATATAGGATATTCTCTCCACGACGGTGAGGTTTAA
- the NHP2 gene encoding snoRNA-binding protein (COG:A; EggNog:ENOG503NZ5F), translated as MMVRAPTPLGIGARTSTLPLAPEILGAGGTGIQLAYKISGSPLHLKICKSRLVWRKGDSIIFVDSPLNRLNCLYYPDFSVITALISPRPSSVFTRRAQKVAKMTTKEVVDIVDKKEKKEKKSKDKSEKKKEKRSDSAGVTKEKKDKKKDKAKQEKLARAAEAHLNAEAAAAKVDSDVEVDPEDLIKPAEELVPFAFPLADDKTHKKIYKLIKKGAKVKSIHRGVKECEKAIKKTPAKTPATAPSDAPGLVIIAGDISPMDVIMHFPLLCEEHNVPYLFIKSRADLGVAACTKRATSVVMLKPSGKKAGKDTEMTDADKKSSVEEYLESYKEVLRIAQKEWDAQVQPWVKGTHSKQIAYRQANKQQ; from the exons ATGATGGTCCGAGCGCCTACACCGCTCGGCATCGGGGCACGGACCTCGACACTGCCGCTAGCGCCAGAAATTCTTGGAGCTGGCGGAACGGGCATACAATTGGCCTACAAAATTTCTGGCTCGCCTTTGCATCTGAAAATCTGCAAGTCTCGACTCGTCTGGCGCAAAGGTGACAGCATTATATTTGTTGATTCCCCTCTTAATCGACTCAATTGCTTGTATTATCCCGACTTTTCGGTAATCACAGCTCTTATTTCACCCCGCCCGTCTTCGGTTTTCACGCGCCGAGCTCAGAAAGTCGCCAAAATGACCACCAAGGAAGTCGTCGACATTgttgacaagaaggagaagaaggagaaaaagagcAAGGACAAGTctgagaagaaaaaggaaaagcgCTCTGATTCTGCCGGTGTCACtaaggagaagaaagacaagaaaaaggaCAAGGCCAAGCAGGAGAAGCTTGCCCGTGCCGCCGAGGCCCATCTTAATGCTGAGGCCGCTGCTGCGAAGGTGGACAGCGACGTCGAGGTCGATCCGGAGGATCTTATCAAGCCTGCCGAGGAGCTTGTCCCATTCGCCTTCCCCCTGGCCGATGACAAGACTCACAAAAAGATTTACAAGCTCATTAAGAAGG GCGCGAAAGTAAAGTCCATCCATCGCGGTGTTAAGGAGTGCGAGAAAGCTATCAAGAAGACACCTGCGAAGACCCCCGCGACTGCCCCTAGCGACGCCCCCGGCCTCGTCATCATTGCCGGCGACATCTCTCCTATGGATGTCATCATgcacttccccctcctctgcgAGGAGCACAACGTTCCCTACTTGTTCATCAAGTCCCGCGCCGACCTCGGTGTTGCCGCTTGCACCAAGCGCGCCACCAGTGTTGTCATGTTGAAGCCTTCAGGCAAGAAGGCTGGCAAAGACACCGAGATGACCGACGCTGATAAAAAGTCGTCGGTTGAGGAGTACCTCGAGTCCTACAAGGAGGTCCTGAGGATTGCTCAAAAGGAGTGGGATGCCCAGGTTCAGCCGTGGGTCAAGGGCACCCACTCTAAGCAAATCGCCTACCGCCAGGCCAACAAGCAGCAGTAA
- a CDS encoding uncharacterized protein (COG:S; EggNog:ENOG503P20M) → MSLQYLPAVKPSAIALGTVFNHTFELGVLSPLFGKTWQKAKSANTKEEFLKSREASSAAAAWGSALVGSALQSYGVGALINATGTLSYKGAAYLGALIFAATSAPGFISQLVVEHRAFDQVGLNVLAKLFETVGLSVFLSWWGTRTIPFGSGGTPLSRNSFRAE, encoded by the exons ATGTCTCTTCAGT ACCTCCCCGCTGTTAAGCCTTCCGCCATCGCCCTCGGCACCGTCTTCAACCACACCTTCGAGCTCGGcgtcctctcccccctcttcggCAAGACCTGGCAAAAGGCCAAGTCTGCCAacaccaaggaggagttcCTCAAGTCTCGGGAAGCCTCttctgctgccgccgcctggGGTTCCGCCCTTGTCGGCTCTGCCCTCCAGTCCTACGGTGTCGGTGCCCTGATCAACGCCACAGGCACTCTCTCCTACAAGGGCGCCGCCTACCTCGGTGCTCTCATCTTCGCCGCCACCAGCGCCCCCGGCTTCATCTCCCAGCTTGTCGTCGAGCACCGCGCCTTTGATCAGGTTGGCCTCAATGTGCTCGCTAAGCTCTTCGAGACTGTCGGTCTTTCCGTCTTCCTTTCTTGGTGGGGCACCCGCACTATCCCCTTCGGCTCCGGTGGCACCCCATTGAGCCGTAACTCTTTCCGGGCGGAGTAA
- the NEM1 gene encoding Nuclear envelope morphology protein 1 (BUSCO:EOG09263F3I; COG:K; EggNog:ENOG503NV8A), whose translation MNSLNIISSRVSPPPSPGPTRSNSLSTIGLALSSDEASKSRDSQTENALADLGEKQNLTAESEEFPVENPGSLEEREDLYAIDEKTPLIPPKHETPKVISPRGSPWVLYPKRIANAFVNSLRWILHTLTAPGVYLIACLYSESGDFAPLQQLKKLFGIYGEDAKALAMDYHENIEKSSGSRTSRGGSRAGRIPRSSSSSSSGLSSESESDPERKRQGGSRRDSVSGKHHLRSKSLQDTEEIAPARRSIRIKLHTEESLRQRKHRKGQSASSVARAGSAPGGGDGSGDISAHLKSPTSPVAALTKYPKTPGPPRPLIPRRQPSYINTGDVIPGGTEHQKTLILDLDETLIHSMSKGGRMSSGHMVEVRLNTTYVGVGGQNSIGPQHPILYYVHKRPHCDEFLRRVSKWYNLVVFTASVQEYADPVIDWLETDRKYFSARYYRQHCTFRHGAFIKDLSSVEPDLSRVMILDNSPLSYMFHQDNAIPIQGWISDPTDSDLMYLIPFLEGMQYVSDVRALLALRGGEDGQHMA comes from the exons ATGAActctctcaacatcatctcgtCACGAgtctctccaccaccgagtCCTGGTCCGACGAGATCCAACTCCCTGAGCACGATAGGTCTGGCGTTGAGCTCGGACGAAGCCTCGAAATCACGGGACAGCCAGACCGAGAACGCGCTGGCCGATCTCGGCGAGAAGCAGAACTTGACGGCCGAGTCCGAAGAATTCCCAGTAGAAAACCCAGGATCTCTCGAAGAGCGCGAAGACCTCTATGCGATCGACGAAAAGACGCCCCTTATACCACCCAAACACGAAACCCCCAAGGTGATAAGCCCGAGAGGCTCGCCCTGGGTCCTCTATCCAAAGCGCATTGCAAACGCCTTTGTGAACTCGCTACGATGGATACTTCACACCCTCACCGCACCTGGCGTGTACCTGATCGCCTGTCTTTATAGCGAAAGCGGTGACTTTGCGCCTTTACAACAACTAAAGAAACTCTTTGGGATTTACGGTGAAGATGCAAAGGCGCTAGCGATGGATTATCACGAGAATATTGAAAAGAGCAGCGGCAGTAGGACAAGTCGAGGTGGAAGCAGGGCAGGGCGTATACCGCGGTCGAGTAGTTCGTCATCTTCAGGTTTATCttccgagtccgagtcggaCCCAGAGCGTAAAAGGCAGGGCGGCAGTCGGCGGGACAGTGTGAGTGGAAAACACCACCTGCGCTCGAAATCATTGCAAGACACCGAAGAGATCGCCCCAGCCCGACGGTCTATCCGAATCAAGCTCCACACCGAGGAGTCCCTCCGACAGCGCAAGCACCGCAAAGGACAATCCGCAAGCAGCGTCGCACGCGCAGGTTCAGCGCCCGGAGGCGGTGACGGATCTGGAGATATCTCGGCGCACCTCAAGTCCCCCACCTCGCCTGTGGCTGCCCTCACCAAGTACCCGAAGACCCCCggccctccccgtcccctgATCCCCCGCCGGCAACCATCCTATATCAACACCGGTGACGTCATCCCCGGCGGCACCGAACACCAAAAgaccctcatcctcgacctcgacgaaACTCTGATTCATTCCATGTCCAAAGGCGGGCGCATGTCGTCTGGTCACATGGTCGAAGTCCGGCTCAACACTACGTATGTCGGAGTCGGCGGCCAAAACTCGATTGGTCCCCAGCACCCGATTCTGTATTATGTCCACAAGCGCCCTCACTGCGACGAGTTCTTGAGGAGAGTGAGCAAGTGGTATAACCTGGTTGTGTTTACCGCTTCGGTTCAAGAATATGCCGACCCAGTGATTGACTGGCTGGAAACGGACAGGAAGTATTTCAGCGCGAGGTACTACCGACAGCACTGCACGTTTAGGCATGGGGCGTTTATCAAGGATCTGAGCAGTGTTGAGCCGGATTTGAGCCGGGTGATGATTTTGGACAACAGTCCGTTGAGTTATATGTTTCATCAGG ACAACGCAATCCCGATACAAGGCTGGATCAGCGACCCGACGGATTCCGACCTGATGTATTTGATACCATTTCTGGAGGGGATGCAATACGTGAGCGACGTGAGGGCGTTGCTGGCgctgagagggggagaggatgggcaGCATATGGCTTGA
- the QCR8 gene encoding Cytochrome b-c1 complex subunit 8, mitochondrial (EggNog:ENOG503P5D2; BUSCO:EOG09265GSM; COG:C): MQPTQVRLGGGSNAPIGRHNNFLGNWGNFGGMKQKGIVSYGIAPNRQKPLAGAFHDAIFNTWRRFSTQVVYWAPPMIAGYYIMNWAIERNEYLNSKAGRAEFASEEE; the protein is encoded by the exons ATGCAGCCTACACAGGTCCGtctcggcggtggcagcaATGCCCCCATCGGCCGCCACAACAA CTTCCTCGGTAACTGGGGTAATTTTG GTGGCATGAAGCAGAAGGGCATTGTCTCTTACGGTATCGCCCCTAACCGCCAAAAGCCCCTCGCCGGTGCTTTCCACgacgccatcttcaacacctgGAGACGGTTCAGCACCCAGGTCGTCTACTGGGCCCCTCCTATGATTGCCGGATACTACATCATGAACTGGGCTATCGAGCG GAATGAGTACCTCAACTCGAAGGCTGGCCGTGCTGAGTTCGCCTCTGAGGAGGAGTAA
- the PHB1 gene encoding Prohibitin-1, subunit of the prohibitin complex (Phb1p-Phb2p) (COG:O; EggNog:ENOG503NW8M), translating into MSPLQKKLHPFPSPSPSQRNPTGTVEVNSASLHTMAARGLGFIYAAALPAVVGASFLQSALYDVKGGTRAVIFDRMSGVKEQVVSEGTHFLIPWLQKAIIFDVRTKPRIIGTTTGSKDLQMVSLTLRVLHRPDVQALPKIYQQLGQDYDERVLPSIGNEVLKSIVAQFDAAELITQREAVSNRIRTDLMKRAREFNIALEDVSITHMTFGKEFTKAVEQKQIAQQDAERARFIVERAEQERQANVIRAEGEAESAEAISKAIAKAGDGLIQVRKIEASREIAQTLASNPNVAYLPGGGKGTNLLMNVGRA; encoded by the exons ATGTCCCCACTTCAGAAGAAGCTCCATCCAttcccatcgccatcaccatcgcaAAGGAATCCCACCGGCACAGTCGAGGTCAACAGCGCCTCTCTACACACAATGGCCGCCAGAGGTCTCGGTTTCATTTATGCGGCTGCGCTCCCCGCAGTGGTCGGCGCAAGCTTTCTCCAGTCGGCCCTCTACGATGTCAAGGGCGGTACCAGAGCTGTTATTTTCGACAGGATGTCCGGTGTAAAGGAGCAGGTCGTTAGCGAAGGCACACATTTCCTCATTCCCTGGCTGCAAAaggccatcatcttcgaTGTACGGACAAAGCCTCGCATcatcggcaccaccaccggctccAAGGATTTGCAAATGGTCAGCTTGACGCTCAGAGTACTCCACAGGCCTGATGTTCAGGCTCTCCCCAAGATCTACCAG CAACTCGGCCAAGATTACGATGAGCGTGTGCTCCCCTCCATCGGTAACGAAGTCCTCAAGTCTATCGTTGCCCAGTTCGATGCCGCCGAGCTCATCACCCAGCGTGAGGCTGTCTCCAACCGGATCCGGACCGACCTTATGAAGCGTGCCCGCGAGTTCAACATTGCTCTGGAGGATGTGTCCATCACTCACATGACGTTCGGCAAGGAGTTCACCAAGGCCGTCGAGCAGAAGCAGATTGCGCAGCAGGATGCCGAGAGGGCGCGCTTCATCGTTGAGCGGGCCGAGCAGGAGCGCCAGGCCAATGTTATTCGTGCCGAGGGTGAAGCCGAGAGTGCTGAGGCTATCAGCAAGGCGATTGCCAAGGCCGGCGATGGTCTTATCCAAGTGCGCAAAATCGAGGCCAGCAGAGAGATTGCACAGACACTGGCTTCCAACCCCAATGTGGCCTATCTTCCAGGCGGTGGCAAGGGCACGAACCTGTTGATGAACGTTGGGCGGGCGTAG
- the REX3 gene encoding RNA exonuclease 3 (COG:L; EggNog:ENOG503NZ08), which yields MEAMEAVLRNFKQIPCPDGDQCTTPSCQWQHSWDRNPPAASSSASPAPVTKQHETLTQDPVGPRKRRRTSSEAGSATAITTATGAVSPPPLKRKAPEHSTLPAPASKVQRPVATAPASLTTPSRATVSISASPSTVSKQSAAKQITAPKQQATPRKPETLNPRHLTSAAPASHEFRFKALKMLHEQFKRLNDEVKKDAKEDEQKLVLTEQELIWLALDVEQKMATEKPVIYTNVIKNEIMAYRKKTPGRWRDERLAEWQKNNEPKTPVKKLRLGPPKEVKTGLTPQEEVSFLVHLLTPITELAEHGYVVRPPTYEEIRRAREGEEASLGWEVCDRCTTRFQVFPGRREEDGALTSGGTCTHHSGRAYFPERVPGTVDRPPKRYRCCQETVGESTGCTVGSTHVFKASAPSRLAALMPFMETPPNPSVPKDRAVCFDCEMGYTARGLELIRLTATSWPNGKELLDVIVRPIGEVLDLNSRYSGVWPEDIANAEEWSPGKPLTTVVESSDTGRTKKKHMTIVPSPMVARDLLFSLICPETPLIGHALENDLNAVRIVHPTIIDTALLFPHRRGLPMRYSLKMLMETELNKAIQVDTKENRGHDSGEDARAAGELVRLKVMEKWDQMKGEGWMVVDGAFVPPGWGKTNIKGGALSERFLEKKEEGELGEEDEVEPVVLDGSGTGGKLYSL from the coding sequence ATGGAGGCTATGGAGGCAGTCCTTCGCAACTTCAAGCAGATTCCCTGCCCCGACGGCGACCAGTGTACCACGCCTTCGTGTCAGTGGCAGCACAGTTGGGATAGGAATCCCCCAGCGGCCTCTTCATCGGCATCACCTGCGCCCGTCACGAAGCAACACGAGACTTTAACTCAGGACCCGGTTGGCCCGCGGAAACGACGTAGGACCTCGTCCGAAGCTGGGTCCGCGACTGCTATTACCACTGCTACAGGAGCTgtctctcctcccccgctcaAGCGCAAAGCACCTGAGCACTCGACTTTGCCCGCTCCGGCCAGCAAGGTACAAAGGCCGGTTGCCACTGCTCCCGCATCCTTGACAACTCCCTCCAGAGCAACTGTTTCGATCAGCGCTAGCCCCAGCACTGTATCGAAGCAAAGCGCCGCCAAACAGATCACAGCCCCAAAGCAACAAGCCACACCACGCAAACCAGAGACGCTCAACCCGCGCCATCTCACCTCGGCTGCCCCAGCCTCCCATGAGTTCCGGTTCAAGGCCCTTAAGATGCTTCATGAGCAGTTCAAGCGACTCAACGATGAAGTAAAAAAGGACGCCAAAGAAGACGAACAGAAACTTGTCCTCACAGAACAAGAACTCATCTGGTTGGCCCTGGATGTCGAGCAGAAGATGGCCACAGAGAAGCCCGTCATCTATACCAACGTCATCAAGAACGAGATCATGGCGTACAGGAAGAAGACCCCCGGTCGGTGGAGAGACGAGCGACTTGCCGAGTGGCAGAAGAATAACGAGCCCAAGACCCCGGTCAAGAAGTTGAGACTTGGCCCGCCcaaggaggtcaagacaGGTCTGACTCCCCAGGAAGAGGTCAGTTTCCTCGTCCACCttctcacccccatcaccgagCTTGCCGAACATGGTTATGTCGTCAGGCCACCTACCTACGAGGAAATCAGAAGAGCCcgtgagggtgaagaggcgTCCTTGGGATGGGAGGTATGTGACCGCTGTACCACAAGATTCCAAGTGTTTCCTGGAAGAcgagaggaagatggtgcCCTCACCTCAGGTGGGACCTGCACCCATCACAGCGGTCGAGCGTACTTCCCCGAGCGAGTCCCGGGCACCGTCGACCGACCGCCGAAGCGATACCGCTGTTGCCAGGAAACAGTGGGTGAATCCACTGGCTGCACCGTCGGAAGTACCCATGTCTTCAAAGCCTCTGCTCCGTCTCGACTGGCTGCGTTGATGCCCTTCATGGAGACACCGCCCAATCCGTCGGTACCCAAGGATCGCGCTGTTTGCTTTGACTGCGAGATGGGCTACACTGCCCGCGGACTGGAGCTGATCCGGCTGACAGCCACCAGTTGGCCAAATGGCAAGGAGCTGCTCGACGTGATTGTCCGCCCCATTGGTGAGGTTCTCGACCTCAACTCGCGCTACTCTGGTGTTTGGCCCGAGGACATTGCCAACGCCGAGGAGTGGTCGCCAGGCAAGCCTCTTACCACTGTTGTCGAGTCTTCGGATACCGGTCGtaccaagaagaagcacatGACAATTGTTCCTTCCCCCATGGTGGCACGTGACTTGCTCTTTTCGTTGATCTGCCCCGAGACTCCGCTTATTGGGCACGCTCTGGAGAACGACTTGAACGCGGTTCGCATTGTTCACCCTACCATCATCGACACGGCGCTCCTTTTTCCTCACAGGCGCGGCTTACCCATGCGATATAGTTTGAAGATGCTTATGGAGACAGAGCTCAACAAGGCCATCCAGGTGGACACCAAGGAGAACCGGGGTCACGACAGCGGCGAGGATGCCAGGGCCGCTGGAGAGCTCGTCAGGCTGAAAGTCATGGAGAAGTGGGACCAGAtgaagggagagggttggatggtggttgatggggcTTTTGTGCCACCTGGGTGGGGCAAGACAAATATCAAGGGAGGAGCTCTGAGTGAAAGAttcctggagaagaaggaggaaggggagttgggggaggaagacgaggtaGAGCCGGTAGTGTTGGATGGCAGTGGCACAGGAGGCAAGCTTTACTCTCTTTAG
- a CDS encoding uncharacterized protein (COG:H; CAZy:GT8; EggNog:ENOG503NVI2): MSIWAHERYAYPVFVDLVQGEAPSQSPQSEVVKQTSTQITPTMSDGTKVVDSDRVYTTLITSLSYLPGLLTLHHSLVHRSKSKYPLIALYTSSFPQSGLAILRRRNIPCQLITPLFPSSSSSSNTPSYSHDPRFRECFTKLIPFSLVQYKKIIQLDSDMLVLRNIDSLFDIELDSHKRVFAASHACLCNPCQFEHYPDYFRPENCYYTDPTSMGKDYLNGGLQVVRPDLGVYEEIVGYMNTPGIDLSFADQSVLAGCFRDRWVGLGWEFNALKTMRWRGVHDDVWGDGEVRNVHYILTPKPWEEERDEKGRVVMGEGKRGAEDKVTSQWWVDVDDERREREEERGIRDGW; encoded by the exons ATGAGCATCTGGGCTCATGAACGGTATGCTTACCCTGTCTTTGTAGACTTGGTTCAAGGTGAAGCACCTTCTCAGTCACCACAGTCCGAAGTCGTCAAACAAACATCAACACAAATCACCCCCACAATGTCAGACGGAACAAAAGTCGTCGACTCAGACAGAG TCTACACAACCCTCataacctccctctcctacctccccggcctcctcaccctccaccactccctcGTCCACCGCTCCAAATCAAAATACCCCCTCATAGCCCTCTACacctcttccttcccccAGTCGggcctcgccatcctccgccgccgtAACATCCCCTGTCAGCTCATAACCCCTTTattcccctcttcttcttcttcctcaaacACCCCCTCCTACTCCCACGACCCCCGATTTAGGGAATGCTTCACCAAGCTCATTCCCTTCTCCCTCGTGCAGTACAAAAAGATCATCCAGCTCGACTCGGACATGCTGGTCCTGCGAAACATCGACTCGCTATTCGACATTGAACTCGACAGCCACAAGAGGGTGTTTGCCGCGAGCCACGCGTGCTTGTGCAACCCCTGTCAGTTTGAGCACTACCCGGATTATTTCCGCCCCGAAAACTGCTATTACACCGACCCGACCAGCATGGGGAAGGACTACCTAAATGGAGGGCTGCAGGTTGTGAGGCCTGATTTGGGGGTGTATGAGGAGATTGTGGGGTATATGAACACGCCGGGGATTGATCTCAGTTTTGCTGACCAGAGCGTTCTTGCTGGATGTTTTAGAGACAgatgggtgggtttggggtgggagtTTAACGCACTCAAGacgatgaggtggaggggggtgcaCGATGAtgtttggggggatggggaggtgaggaatgTGCATTACATCTTGACGCCGAAgccgtgggaggaggagagggatgagaagggtAGGGTGgtcatgggggaggggaaaaggggggcggAGGACAAGGTTACGAGTCAGTggtgggttgatgttgatgatgagaggagggagcgggaggaggagagggggataagggatgggtggtga